From the Streptomyces nigrescens genome, one window contains:
- a CDS encoding class I SAM-dependent methyltransferase, which produces MNTTDAVAFWDGVYAARPAAGGPQPNARLTETGMGLPPGDALDLGCGDGGDALWLARLGWQVTAVDISAVAVERLAALVRSHGLDDRVTTVRADLHTSFPPGGFDLVCAHYLHTPFDLDRATVLRSAAHALRPGGRLLVVDHGSAAPWSWNQEPDIRYPSPREVAAGIDLAPQTWTVERADAPRRIATGPDGRTAEVTDHVLLIRRTA; this is translated from the coding sequence ATGAACACCACCGATGCGGTCGCGTTCTGGGACGGCGTCTACGCGGCCCGACCGGCAGCCGGCGGCCCGCAGCCGAATGCCCGCCTCACCGAGACGGGGATGGGCCTGCCGCCCGGTGACGCGTTGGACCTCGGATGCGGCGACGGCGGCGACGCGCTGTGGCTCGCCCGCCTGGGGTGGCAGGTCACCGCCGTCGACATCTCGGCCGTGGCGGTCGAGCGGCTCGCCGCCCTCGTCCGCTCACACGGCCTGGACGACCGCGTCACCACCGTGCGGGCCGACTTGCACACGTCTTTCCCGCCCGGCGGATTCGACCTGGTCTGCGCCCACTACCTCCACACCCCCTTCGACCTGGACCGGGCAACCGTTCTGCGCTCGGCCGCGCACGCACTGCGCCCGGGCGGGCGGCTGCTGGTCGTCGACCACGGCTCGGCCGCGCCGTGGTCGTGGAACCAGGAGCCCGACATCCGCTACCCGAGCCCGCGGGAAGTCGCCGCGGGTATCGACCTGGCGCCGCAGACATGGACGGTCGAGCGGGCCGACGCACCCCGCCGGATCGCGACCGGACCGGACGGGCGCACCGCCGAGGTCACCGACCACGTCCTCCTCATCCGCCGCACCGCCTGA